A portion of the Leptospira noumeaensis genome contains these proteins:
- a CDS encoding TIGR04282 family arsenosugar biosynthesis glycosyltransferase produces MDSNKLIIFAKHPELGKVKTRLAVSIGEEKTLDIYSELLNITTSVTSKLNVKKIVYWDHTKENPPYEFGIGFDYEVQEIGDLGFKMKMAFQKEFQRGTNKILIIGTDCPFLTENILFDAYRKLDDSDFVIGPARDGGYYLLGMKEVSPFLFHSIPWSTKDVLSLTIESIRKENKTFSLIDELIDIDDIDDLKYWKGTTY; encoded by the coding sequence ATGGATTCAAACAAGTTAATTATCTTCGCCAAACATCCTGAACTGGGAAAGGTAAAAACTCGCCTTGCTGTTAGTATTGGAGAGGAAAAAACCTTAGACATATATTCTGAGTTACTAAATATCACTACTTCCGTCACATCCAAACTTAATGTTAAAAAAATCGTGTATTGGGATCATACCAAAGAAAATCCACCGTATGAATTTGGAATTGGATTTGATTATGAAGTTCAGGAAATTGGCGACCTAGGTTTTAAAATGAAAATGGCTTTCCAAAAAGAATTCCAAAGGGGGACAAATAAAATCCTTATTATTGGAACAGACTGTCCTTTTTTAACAGAAAATATTTTGTTTGATGCTTACAGAAAACTAGATGACTCTGATTTTGTGATCGGACCTGCTCGAGACGGAGGTTACTATTTACTTGGAATGAAAGAAGTTTCTCCTTTTTTATTTCACTCCATTCCGTGGAGTACAAAAGATGTTCTTTCATTGACCATCGAATCTATAAGAAAAGAAAACAAAACTTTTTCCTTAATTGATGA